A stretch of DNA from Sandaracinaceae bacterium:
GGTGGGCCTCGACGCGGAGGGGGAGCACGAGATCGGCCAGCTCCCGCCCGCTCCGTTCGGACGCGTGCTCGTGGTCGGCGCGGAGGGCAAGGGGCTGCGCCGCCTGGTCCGGGAGCGGTGCACGCACCTCGCCCGCATCCCCATGGGCGGGCCCGTCGCGTCCCTGAACGCGTCCGTGGCCGCGGCCATCGCGCTCTACGCGACCCTCCGCACCGACGGCTGACGCCCGGGCCGCACAGGTGTGCCGCACACCTGGAGCACGCACGATGCGGGGCGCATCGTCGTCGATCCCCGGCCGGAGGGGGCTGGCACGATGACTGTAGAGGGGACGAGCATGTCCCCCGCCCTCCCCCTCTACCTGGCCTCGGCGCTGCTCCTCTGCGCCGACCCGATGTCCTTCGCCGCCGAGGAAGGCCCGACCCTGTCGCAGGCCCTCGAGGGCGAGATGATGAGCGTCCCCTACCTCGAGGTGGTCGCGTCGAGCCCGGTCCCCGCGGGCATCGGCGTGGGCAGCCACTACGGCTGGCGCACGTCCACCCGCACGGGCCGTCGGACCTTCCACGCCGGCGCGGACTTCCTCGCCGAGCGCGGCACCCCGGTCTACGCGGTCCGCGGCGGAGTGGTCGAGACGGTGGCGGTCGAGACGCGCCGTACCCGTCGCTTCGCGGGCTACGGCAACGCGATCGTCGTCCGCCACGAGGACACCGGCGAGTGGTCCTTCTACGCGCACCTCGACGGCGTCGCGGTGGAAGAGGGCGACGTCGTCGTCCCGGGCCAGCCGCTCGGCCTCGTAGGGTCCACCACCAACGGCCGCTTCCCCGGCATGGTCCCCCACCTCCACTTCGAGGTCCGCGAGGCCACCGCCGACGGCGAGTCGCCTTTCCCGGGCCCCTACCGCCGCTACAACCTCGACCCCGAGGAGTGGCTCGCCGACCTCGGCGTCCGCTACCACCACGACGAAGAGGCCGATGACTGCGTGATGCACGGCGAGGGCGAAGCGCCGGCCCCGGTGCTCGTGGTCCGCGCGGCCGAGCCCACCCTCGTCGCCGACAACCACTTCGGTCACGCCGCCTTCTGAAGCCAGCCGCCATCGGTCCTCGGAGACCTCGGCTCCATCGAAGCCGTCCAAGAGAAGCAAGAGAGAGACGACGGCGATCGGCGCGCCCGCGCGGTGCATGCGAGACACCGCCCCGAGCCCGCAGGCAAGACGACGGCCGCTTCGACCTCGGGGCCATGACATCGGACTCGGACTCGGACGCGGA
This window harbors:
- a CDS encoding M23 family metallopeptidase, giving the protein MSPALPLYLASALLLCADPMSFAAEEGPTLSQALEGEMMSVPYLEVVASSPVPAGIGVGSHYGWRTSTRTGRRTFHAGADFLAERGTPVYAVRGGVVETVAVETRRTRRFAGYGNAIVVRHEDTGEWSFYAHLDGVAVEEGDVVVPGQPLGLVGSTTNGRFPGMVPHLHFEVREATADGESPFPGPYRRYNLDPEEWLADLGVRYHHDEEADDCVMHGEGEAPAPVLVVRAAEPTLVADNHFGHAAF